From a single Rhodococcus qingshengii JCM 15477 genomic region:
- a CDS encoding oxidoreductase, producing MNSIQRKISTGYSRVSTADDVLAGQDLTGTTALVTGGYSGLGYEISQSLSSVGARVVVLARRPEQARRAVADLPGIEVRACDLSDPSSVRSCAREILESRITPDIIICNAGVMACPELRVGSGWESQFAINHLGHFVLVNLLVPAMPANGSRVVAVSSAGHFLSGVRWNDIHFRNGYDRWLAYGQAKTANALFAVQLANSGASRGISAFSVLPGSILTPLQRHFSASEKHDLGWTTSNGDAVPGFKTPSQGAATTVWAATAPILADHAGAYLQDCNIADVAQTDDMSVGGVKPWATDPADARRLWALSAEMTGVDAFGRR from the coding sequence ATGAATTCCATCCAGCGCAAAATCAGCACCGGATACTCCCGAGTCTCCACTGCCGACGACGTACTTGCCGGACAAGATTTAACAGGCACTACGGCTTTGGTCACCGGCGGGTACTCCGGACTCGGATATGAGATTTCGCAGTCACTTTCTTCGGTCGGCGCGCGAGTTGTAGTTCTTGCCCGCCGACCAGAACAGGCACGGAGGGCGGTGGCCGACCTTCCGGGTATCGAAGTGCGAGCGTGCGACCTGTCGGACCCGAGCAGTGTCAGATCGTGTGCGCGAGAAATTCTCGAATCCCGGATCACTCCGGACATCATCATCTGCAATGCGGGGGTCATGGCCTGCCCGGAACTCCGTGTCGGCTCCGGCTGGGAATCACAATTCGCGATCAATCACCTCGGGCACTTTGTACTGGTGAACCTGCTTGTGCCAGCCATGCCCGCAAACGGTTCTCGCGTAGTCGCTGTCTCGTCGGCGGGACATTTTCTGTCGGGAGTGCGTTGGAATGACATACATTTCCGCAACGGTTACGACCGCTGGCTTGCGTACGGTCAAGCCAAGACTGCAAATGCTCTATTCGCTGTACAGCTGGCGAACTCCGGTGCTTCACGCGGTATCAGTGCGTTCTCCGTTCTTCCCGGGAGCATCCTCACTCCCCTTCAACGTCACTTCTCGGCATCGGAGAAACACGATCTCGGATGGACGACGTCGAATGGCGACGCCGTGCCGGGGTTCAAGACTCCCTCCCAGGGCGCCGCTACAACGGTGTGGGCAGCGACGGCACCGATACTCGCCGATCACGCCGGCGCGTATCTCCAGGACTGCAACATCGCGGACGTCGCGCAGACTGATGACATGAGCGTCGGCGGCGTGAAGCCTTGGGCTACCGATCCTGCCGACGCACGCAGATTGTGGGCACTGTCCGCTGAGATGACCGGAGTGGACGCGTTCGGTCGACGCTGA